The Bacillus sp. (in: firmicutes) genome contains a region encoding:
- a CDS encoding long-chain fatty acid--CoA ligase produces MNISQFLARNARKFPNKLAYIDGSNSLTYSEVDNIVNRLASSLSRLHIQPNDKVVLYLPNGLEFVYAYFSVLRLGAIVVPINTRLAKEEVKYILEHSDAKAIIAHHTLSQQLNPLINELDLFWIHTGSNSPPWISLETLINDGSPHLIECNRHDDDDASILYTSGTTGKSKGVLFTHRNILTVANMMVIETNMNKDSRLLHMMPLSHCAPLHLFFIGGLYVGATHVLASQFTPKDFLHLIQLHKITHFFGAPVAYLLTAKQSDIDEYDLSSVKYWLYGGAPLSTQEVQFVQQKFKSDRFMCLYGLTEAGPNGIYLSPEEHRDKAGSIGKNAALHCEAKIVNEKGEEVKVDEIGEIVLAGEGTMKGYYKDPVKTAETIRNGWLYTGDLARKDKDGYIWIVDRKKDMIISGGVNIYPKEIEDVLKTHPSISDVAIIGVPHPDWGETAKAFVVTNEHIPNLEEECKRFLEGKVADYKIPRLFETIDELPRNASGKILKQLLRQKEVKA; encoded by the coding sequence ATGAATATTTCACAATTCTTAGCTCGTAATGCTCGAAAATTCCCAAATAAGTTGGCTTATATTGATGGAAGTAATTCTTTAACGTATAGCGAAGTCGATAACATCGTCAATCGGCTTGCTTCATCTTTATCGAGATTACACATTCAGCCAAATGATAAGGTAGTTTTATATTTACCCAATGGATTGGAATTTGTGTATGCCTATTTTTCTGTCTTGCGCTTAGGTGCAATCGTTGTTCCGATAAATACCCGATTAGCTAAAGAGGAAGTAAAATACATTCTCGAACATAGCGATGCAAAAGCAATCATTGCTCACCATACGTTGTCTCAACAATTAAACCCTCTCATCAACGAACTGGACCTCTTTTGGATTCATACCGGAAGTAATTCCCCACCTTGGATATCACTTGAGACGTTAATCAATGACGGCTCACCTCACTTGATTGAATGTAACCGCCATGATGATGACGATGCTTCCATATTATATACTTCTGGAACGACTGGAAAGTCGAAAGGTGTTTTATTTACCCATCGAAATATTTTAACTGTAGCAAATATGATGGTCATTGAAACAAACATGAATAAAGATAGTCGATTATTACACATGATGCCGCTTAGCCATTGTGCACCACTACATCTTTTTTTCATCGGTGGTCTGTATGTCGGAGCTACGCATGTTTTAGCCTCACAATTTACTCCAAAAGATTTTCTTCATCTCATTCAGTTGCACAAAATTACACACTTCTTTGGGGCTCCAGTTGCTTATTTACTCACTGCTAAACAATCCGATATCGATGAATATGATTTATCTTCAGTAAAGTATTGGTTGTATGGCGGAGCACCATTATCGACACAGGAAGTTCAATTTGTTCAGCAAAAATTTAAATCGGATCGATTTATGTGCCTGTATGGGTTAACGGAAGCGGGACCAAATGGGATATATTTATCACCTGAGGAACATCGTGACAAAGCTGGAAGTATTGGTAAAAATGCCGCACTACATTGTGAAGCGAAAATAGTTAATGAAAAAGGGGAAGAGGTTAAGGTAGACGAAATCGGGGAAATCGTATTAGCTGGTGAAGGAACGATGAAAGGTTACTATAAAGATCCAGTAAAAACAGCAGAAACCATTCGGAATGGGTGGCTATATACTGGGGATTTAGCCCGAAAAGATAAAGATGGATATATATGGATTGTGGACAGAAAAAAAGACATGATTATTTCTGGAGGTGTGAATATCTATCCGAAAGAAATTGAAGACGTGTTAAAAACGCATCCATCGATATCAGATGTTGCTATCATCGGGGTTCCACATCCGGATTGGGGAGAAACGGCCAAGGCGTTTGTTGTGACAAATGAGCACATTCCTAATCTCGAAGAAGAATGCAAGCGTTTTCTTGAAGGAAAAGTGGCTGATTACAAAATTCCACGTCTATTTGAAACAATCGATGAACTTCCTCGGAATGCTTCAGGAAAAATATTAAAGCAGCTATTACGTCAAAAGGAGGTAAAGGCATGA
- a CDS encoding acyl-CoA dehydrogenase family protein, whose amino-acid sequence MKPLNKVDPHFLWNVKKLMDPKLYAFTEEMLQDFWRKCMTDFDRRAVHTDREGQPRLIKYDRFGNDISEVWVNEGYKQTVQETYATGIVGYVHKLIPDLGQKGNYVYSYALGYLLSQVEPGFYCPVTLTMATAYILEHFADDWLKEKYLPHVTSTGDVELYEGATFLTERQGGSDVGANVVKAVPEGNHYKIYGEKYFASNAGTCGVATVLARIEGGPPGTKGLSLFLVPWRKDDGTLNGIHIRRLKDKLGVRAVPSAEVVFEGAEAYLVGDPTKGFYYMMEALNLSRVCNAIASIGIMKRALEESKSYAVERAAFGRKLIQFPMVQQTLCNLIARQEVQTSACFQFIHFFDRVMSNLSQVTKVEKAWNRLIIALLKMRTAEEAITFAHEAIEIHGGNGYIEDFITPRLLRDAQVLTVWEGTANILGLEVLRLIKKYNIHETFEEYIHNELVKLPVHLHAHRHVVKEGLLELQELLTSLQNEKEEVWSYYAKKIANRMCDIYLSVVALKDAAEGGKRYEIIAKLFLQHIWKNRILEEERLSEQYFSIIFNPEEVPISKE is encoded by the coding sequence ATGAAGCCTTTAAACAAAGTTGATCCCCATTTCTTATGGAATGTAAAAAAATTAATGGATCCCAAGTTGTACGCATTTACAGAAGAAATGCTTCAAGATTTTTGGCGTAAATGTATGACAGATTTTGATCGTCGTGCTGTTCATACTGATCGTGAAGGACAACCACGGTTAATCAAATATGATCGGTTCGGTAACGATATTTCAGAGGTTTGGGTAAATGAAGGGTATAAACAAACGGTACAAGAGACTTATGCAACTGGAATTGTTGGTTATGTCCATAAATTGATTCCTGATCTCGGACAAAAAGGAAATTATGTATATTCATATGCATTAGGATACTTATTGTCTCAAGTTGAGCCCGGCTTTTACTGTCCAGTCACCTTGACGATGGCTACCGCCTATATTTTAGAACACTTTGCTGATGATTGGTTAAAAGAAAAATATTTACCTCACGTGACATCTACAGGGGACGTCGAATTATATGAAGGGGCAACGTTTTTAACGGAACGTCAAGGAGGATCAGATGTCGGAGCGAATGTAGTAAAAGCAGTACCAGAAGGCAATCATTATAAAATTTATGGTGAAAAATATTTTGCAAGTAATGCAGGAACGTGCGGAGTTGCCACCGTCTTAGCACGGATAGAAGGGGGCCCACCGGGGACAAAAGGTTTAAGCCTATTTCTTGTTCCTTGGCGTAAAGATGACGGAACGTTAAATGGTATCCACATCCGCCGTTTAAAAGATAAACTCGGAGTGAGAGCCGTTCCATCGGCGGAGGTAGTGTTTGAAGGGGCTGAAGCTTACCTAGTAGGAGATCCAACCAAAGGATTTTACTACATGATGGAGGCATTAAATTTGTCTCGTGTATGTAATGCCATAGCCTCCATAGGCATTATGAAACGCGCGTTAGAAGAATCCAAGAGTTATGCGGTAGAACGAGCGGCTTTTGGAAGAAAATTAATTCAATTTCCAATGGTTCAACAAACACTTTGTAATTTAATAGCCAGACAAGAAGTTCAAACGAGCGCTTGTTTTCAATTCATCCATTTCTTTGACAGAGTGATGAGTAATCTAAGCCAAGTAACGAAGGTAGAAAAAGCCTGGAACCGATTAATCATTGCTCTATTAAAAATGCGTACTGCAGAAGAAGCGATTACCTTTGCGCATGAGGCAATTGAAATCCATGGAGGCAATGGTTATATCGAAGATTTTATCACTCCAAGATTGTTGCGTGATGCCCAAGTGTTAACCGTTTGGGAAGGAACTGCGAATATTTTAGGGTTAGAAGTTTTAAGATTAATAAAAAAATATAATATTCATGAAACATTTGAGGAGTATATTCATAACGAATTAGTAAAACTCCCTGTACATCTACATGCACATAGACATGTAGTAAAAGAAGGGCTTCTCGAATTACAAGAGCTTCTTACTTCATTACAGAATGAAAAAGAAGAAGTATGGAGCTACTATGCAAAAAAAATAGCCAACCGAATGTGTGACATTTATTTAAGTGTGGTCGCGTTAAAAGATGCAGCTGAAGGTGGAAAGCGGTATGAAATCATTGCTAAACTATTTTTACAACATATTTGGAAAAATCGTATTTTAGAAGAAGAACGACTTTCTGAACAATACTTTTCCATTATTTTTAACCCTGAGGAAGTACCTATTTCAAAAGAATAA
- the argF gene encoding ornithine carbamoyltransferase, with product MIHNDVITNLKGKDLLSLWDLSSKEIESLIALAIELKKGDALHFQPLAGKTLGMIFEKHSTRTRVSFEVGMYQLGGHALFLSNQDIQLGRGESIPDTARVLSEYVNGIMIRTFEQQKIIQLAEYASVPVINGLSDDYHPCQALADLLTIYELKGRMKDISLAYIGDGNNVAHSLIIVATKMGMNIRVATPPSYEPNEWVVKKAKELAKQTGATILITHDPYEAVKGVDVVYTDVWASMGQEDENDTRKQIFSPYQVNGPLMSIANKDAIFLHCLPAHRGEEVTSDVIDGPQSKVFHQAGNRLHVQKALLVALLGD from the coding sequence ATGATTCATAACGATGTGATTACAAACTTAAAGGGAAAGGATTTGTTATCTTTATGGGATCTATCTTCAAAAGAAATTGAAAGTTTAATAGCCTTAGCCATTGAGTTAAAAAAGGGAGATGCGCTTCATTTTCAACCATTAGCTGGAAAAACATTGGGGATGATTTTTGAAAAACATTCAACGAGGACACGTGTTTCTTTTGAAGTAGGTATGTATCAATTAGGTGGTCACGCTTTGTTTTTAAGCAATCAAGATATTCAACTCGGACGTGGTGAATCCATACCAGACACGGCTCGCGTGTTATCCGAATATGTGAATGGAATAATGATTCGAACGTTTGAACAACAAAAAATTATTCAACTAGCCGAATATGCCTCCGTTCCAGTGATTAACGGGTTATCGGACGATTATCATCCGTGTCAAGCATTGGCCGATTTATTAACCATATACGAATTGAAAGGACGAATGAAAGACATTTCCCTTGCCTATATTGGAGATGGCAATAACGTTGCGCATTCATTAATTATTGTGGCTACAAAAATGGGGATGAATATTCGAGTAGCAACTCCTCCATCATACGAACCGAATGAATGGGTGGTAAAAAAAGCAAAGGAACTAGCGAAGCAAACAGGGGCGACGATTCTTATAACGCATGACCCTTATGAGGCAGTCAAAGGAGTTGATGTCGTCTATACCGATGTTTGGGCAAGTATGGGCCAAGAGGATGAAAATGATACACGAAAACAAATTTTTTCCCCATATCAAGTGAATGGTCCACTTATGAGCATCGCGAACAAAGATGCGATCTTTTTACATTGTCTTCCTGCTCATCGTGGTGAAGAAGTAACCTCCGATGTGATTGATGGTCCGCAGTCAAAAGTATTTCATCAAGCTGGAAATCGTCTTCACGTTCAAAAGGCGTTGTTAGTGGCTCTTTTAGGAGATTAG
- a CDS encoding YkuS family protein has product MAKIGVESSLTNVQDALRERGYDVVDLKQEEDAKGCDCCVISGQDENVMGMQNVVTAGRVIDARGLSAEEVCQEVENYLG; this is encoded by the coding sequence GTGGCTAAAATTGGTGTAGAATCATCGTTAACAAATGTTCAAGATGCCTTACGTGAACGTGGATATGATGTGGTGGACTTGAAACAAGAGGAAGATGCTAAAGGCTGCGACTGCTGTGTGATTTCAGGTCAAGACGAAAACGTGATGGGCATGCAAAATGTCGTGACTGCTGGACGAGTCATTGACGCACGTGGCCTATCCGCAGAAGAAGTGTGCCAAGAAGTTGAAAATTATTTAGGGTAA
- a CDS encoding YuzL family protein has product MKKRKKDPSTIGLSSSQVEGQGTTQQETGSQSLDSSRKKQKRM; this is encoded by the coding sequence TTGAAAAAAAGAAAAAAAGATCCATCAACGATTGGATTATCGTCGTCTCAAGTGGAAGGTCAAGGAACTACTCAACAAGAAACTGGTTCCCAATCCTTGGACTCGTCACGAAAAAAACAAAAAAGAATGTAA